The proteins below come from a single uncultured delta proteobacterium genomic window:
- the actP gene encoding Copper-transporting ATPase 1, whose product MRKEQFDITGMTCSACSSRVHKTVARLAGVADVSVNLLKNSMAVSFDDAVLSTDAIAAAVEKAGYGASLRGKSGPSSAPSSAPSSAKGGQPDAVLLELREMKRRLAVSLLFTVPLFYIAMGHMAGLPLPGFLLGPENALAYAFTQFLLAIPVIVVNGKYYRVGFKTLLSGAPNMDSLIAVGSGAAVVFGVYAIYGIGHALGRGDTATVHALAMNLYFESAAMILSLITLGKFFEARAKGRTSDAIARLMDLTPKTATVLRNGVEETILNEAVLVGDILIVKAGESIPVDGVITEGAAFVDESALTGESAPVEKQAGDAVTGATINKSGHFLMRAARVGDDTTLARIVRLVDEASSSKAPISRLADRISGIFVPVVILIAVAATATWLLLGHGLEFSLSIGISVLVISCPCALGLATPTAIMVGTGRGAESGILIKSAEAIETAQAVDTVVLDKTGTVTEGKPVVTDIAPADGVGEDALLAVAASLEKLSEHPLGEAVVQEAARRGLILEKTADFAQTPGQGIRGTIGGVWHFAGNSKMLDAQGIPLDDAARATAAAFAEDGKTALYFAREKSLLGVIAVADVMKKTSRRAVAALRAMGIEVIMLTGDNARTAAAVQRQAGIPRVRAEVLPADKEREIRLLREQGKTVAMVGDGINDAPALARADVGIAIGAGTDIAMESADIVLMKSDLLDAVTAVQLSKAVMRNIRQNLFWAFFYNIVGIPVAAGVFYGVWGLTLNPMIAAAAMSLSSVSVVSNALRLRLFTAKYADFSDNGPESGSGPVPESQSTTRSSTMKKIIRIDGMSCGHCTASVEKALRAVPGVTDAKADLASKTAAVEISGAVSDAALKAAVTDAGFSVAGIQ is encoded by the coding sequence ATGCGCAAGGAACAGTTCGACATAACGGGCATGACCTGCTCGGCGTGCTCCTCGCGGGTGCATAAAACCGTGGCCCGGCTCGCCGGCGTTGCGGACGTATCCGTGAACCTTTTGAAGAACAGCATGGCCGTTTCCTTTGACGACGCCGTTCTTTCCACGGACGCCATCGCGGCTGCCGTGGAAAAGGCGGGCTACGGCGCGTCGTTGCGCGGTAAAAGCGGCCCCTCGTCCGCGCCCTCGTCCGCACCCTCATCCGCAAAGGGCGGACAGCCGGACGCCGTTCTCCTGGAATTGCGGGAAATGAAGCGCCGTTTGGCGGTTTCTCTCCTGTTTACCGTCCCTTTGTTCTACATTGCCATGGGGCACATGGCCGGCCTGCCGCTGCCGGGCTTCCTTCTCGGGCCGGAGAACGCGCTCGCTTACGCTTTTACCCAGTTTTTGCTGGCCATCCCGGTAATCGTCGTCAACGGCAAATATTACAGGGTGGGTTTCAAAACGCTGCTCTCCGGCGCGCCGAACATGGATTCGCTCATCGCCGTCGGCTCCGGGGCCGCCGTCGTGTTCGGCGTGTACGCCATTTACGGGATCGGCCACGCGCTGGGCCGGGGCGACACGGCGACCGTGCACGCCCTTGCCATGAATCTCTATTTTGAATCGGCGGCCATGATCCTGAGCCTGATTACCCTGGGGAAGTTTTTTGAGGCCAGGGCCAAGGGCAGGACTTCCGACGCCATCGCCAGGTTGATGGACCTTACGCCGAAAACCGCCACCGTCCTGCGCAACGGCGTGGAGGAAACCATCCTCAACGAGGCGGTTCTGGTCGGCGACATCCTCATCGTCAAAGCCGGGGAGAGTATCCCCGTGGACGGCGTGATTACCGAGGGCGCCGCGTTCGTGGACGAATCCGCCCTGACCGGCGAAAGCGCTCCCGTGGAAAAGCAGGCCGGAGACGCGGTCACCGGGGCCACCATCAACAAGTCCGGCCACTTCCTGATGCGGGCCGCCAGGGTAGGGGATGACACAACCCTGGCCCGGATCGTCAGGCTGGTGGATGAAGCCAGCTCTTCCAAAGCGCCTATTTCCCGGCTGGCCGACAGGATCAGCGGCATCTTCGTGCCGGTGGTCATCCTGATCGCCGTGGCCGCGACGGCCACCTGGCTGCTGCTGGGGCACGGCCTGGAATTTTCCCTGTCCATCGGCATTTCCGTGCTGGTCATTTCCTGCCCCTGCGCCCTGGGCCTCGCCACGCCCACGGCCATCATGGTGGGCACGGGGCGGGGCGCGGAGAGCGGCATTTTAATTAAGTCGGCGGAAGCCATTGAGACGGCCCAGGCCGTGGATACCGTTGTGCTGGATAAAACCGGCACCGTTACCGAGGGTAAGCCGGTCGTCACGGATATCGCGCCCGCGGACGGGGTCGGCGAGGACGCTCTGCTGGCCGTGGCCGCCTCGCTGGAAAAGCTTTCGGAGCACCCCTTGGGCGAGGCCGTTGTGCAGGAAGCGGCGCGGCGCGGCCTTATCCTTGAAAAAACGGCGGACTTCGCCCAGACGCCCGGCCAGGGCATACGCGGGACTATCGGCGGGGTATGGCATTTCGCCGGGAACAGCAAAATGCTGGACGCTCAGGGGATACCGCTTGACGACGCGGCGCGGGCAACAGCGGCGGCGTTTGCGGAGGACGGCAAAACGGCATTGTATTTCGCCCGCGAAAAGAGCCTGCTCGGCGTGATCGCCGTGGCCGATGTGATGAAGAAAACCAGCCGCCGGGCGGTGGCGGCATTACGGGCCATGGGCATTGAGGTCATCATGCTCACCGGCGACAACGCGCGGACGGCCGCCGCCGTGCAGCGCCAGGCGGGAATCCCCCGTGTGCGGGCCGAAGTGCTGCCCGCGGACAAGGAGCGCGAGATCCGCCTGCTGCGGGAACAAGGCAAGACGGTCGCCATGGTCGGCGACGGCATCAACGACGCTCCGGCCCTGGCGCGGGCGGATGTGGGCATCGCCATCGGCGCGGGGACCGATATCGCCATGGAGTCGGCGGATATCGTGCTCATGAAGAGCGACCTGCTTGACGCCGTGACCGCCGTGCAACTGAGCAAGGCGGTGATGCGCAACATCCGGCAGAATCTTTTCTGGGCTTTTTTTTACAATATCGTGGGTATCCCCGTGGCCGCGGGCGTGTTTTACGGCGTTTGGGGCCTGACCTTAAACCCCATGATAGCGGCGGCGGCCATGAGCCTCAGTTCCGTGAGCGTCGTTTCCAACGCGTTGCGGCTGCGGCTGTTCACGGCCAAATATGCTGATTTTTCAGATAACGGTCCGGAGAGCGGTTCCGGGCCGGTTCCGGAATCACAAAGCACCACAAGGAGTTCCACCATGAAAAAGATCATACGTATTGACGGCATGAGCTGCGGGCACTGCACCGCTTCGGTTGAAAAGGCGTTGCGGGCCGTTCCCGGCGTCACGGACGCAAAGGCCGACCTGGCCTCCAAAACAGCCGCCGTGGAAATTTCCGGCGCCGTGTCCGATGCCGCCTTGAAAGCGGCCGTGACGGACGCGGGGTTTTCCGTCGCCGGCATTCAATGA
- a CDS encoding conserved membrane hypothetical protein (Evidence 4 : Homologs of previously reported genes of unknown function): MIFTRNFVIVALINFFVMTAYYLLFVISSPYAADRFNASPSMAGLVAGMILMGCLAGRFFTGRIIAKTGFRVVLFSSIILYTASLGLYLLVDNLPFLMAVRFLNGIGVGCIGTVTSTLVVHIIPPHLHGQGINYFSLSSILALAFGPFFGLLLLQYVTFTEIFLLCAALGVVCFALAALLTVPPLEEDPVEAGATDSAFSLSSYIEYAAVPIGTMVLVICAGYGGVQAFMAFYAAEAGLDGIASTFFLIYAATAFCLRPIAGKMLDKRTPNVVIYPALILSSLGFLLLGTMPSATGLMLAGFLLGAGVSNIQTASQTISVRLVSKRRFGPATSTYFIFLDLGVGMGPYFLGFTVPYAGYKGMYLACMGLALISIPLYFLVHGRKAKRPS, translated from the coding sequence ATGATTTTCACCAGAAATTTCGTCATCGTGGCGCTCATCAACTTCTTCGTGATGACGGCCTACTACCTCCTGTTCGTCATCAGCAGCCCCTACGCGGCGGATAGATTCAACGCCTCGCCGAGCATGGCGGGGCTTGTCGCGGGTATGATCCTCATGGGCTGCCTGGCCGGGCGCTTTTTCACCGGCCGGATCATCGCCAAAACCGGATTCCGGGTTGTGCTGTTCTCCAGCATCATCCTCTATACCGCGAGCCTCGGGCTCTACCTGCTGGTGGACAACCTGCCGTTTCTCATGGCGGTGCGGTTTTTGAACGGCATCGGCGTCGGCTGCATCGGCACGGTGACAAGCACGCTGGTTGTGCATATCATCCCGCCGCACCTGCACGGACAGGGCATAAACTATTTCAGCCTCAGTTCGATTCTGGCCCTGGCCTTCGGGCCGTTTTTCGGCCTGCTGCTCCTGCAATACGTCACCTTTACGGAAATTTTCCTGCTCTGCGCGGCCCTCGGGGTGGTCTGCTTCGCCCTTGCGGCCCTGCTGACCGTCCCGCCCTTGGAGGAAGACCCTGTGGAAGCCGGCGCCACGGACTCGGCCTTCAGCCTGAGCAGCTATATTGAATACGCGGCAGTTCCCATCGGCACGATGGTGCTGGTCATCTGCGCCGGGTACGGGGGCGTGCAGGCGTTCATGGCCTTTTACGCGGCGGAGGCCGGGCTGGACGGCATTGCCAGCACCTTTTTCCTGATTTACGCCGCCACGGCCTTTTGTCTGCGCCCCATCGCGGGGAAAATGCTGGATAAAAGAACCCCCAACGTCGTGATATACCCGGCGCTGATCCTTTCCTCCCTGGGGTTCCTCCTGCTCGGAACCATGCCTTCCGCGACCGGGCTCATGCTTGCCGGTTTTCTGCTGGGCGCGGGCGTCAGCAATATCCAGACAGCGTCGCAAACCATCTCGGTGCGGCTTGTCTCAAAACGGCGCTTCGGCCCGGCGACCTCGACCTATTTTATTTTTCTGGACCTGGGCGTGGGCATGGGCCCGTATTTCCTGGGGTTCACCGTGCCGTATGCCGGGTACAAGGGAATGTACCTGGCCTGCATGGGGCTTGCGCTCATTTCGATCCCTCTCTACTTCCTCGTCCACGGGCGCAAGGCCAAACGCCCCTCCTGA
- a CDS encoding Transcriptional regulator, with amino-acid sequence MQKTSPAPSCCGPAALSPAETHCPVEATITLIGGKYKALILWKLTGGVLRFSQLRKEVPGATPKMLTQQLRELENDGLVQRQIYPVVPPKVEYSLTEMGKSIQPILESMYDWGTGYLRKQGLEANCTMRPLLAGRAAGV; translated from the coding sequence ATGCAAAAGACCAGTCCGGCTCCCTCCTGCTGCGGCCCCGCCGCGCTTTCCCCGGCGGAAACCCATTGCCCGGTGGAAGCCACCATCACGCTGATCGGCGGGAAGTACAAGGCGTTGATCCTGTGGAAACTCACGGGCGGCGTCCTGCGCTTTTCACAGTTGCGCAAGGAGGTTCCCGGCGCCACGCCGAAAATGCTGACCCAGCAATTGCGGGAGTTGGAGAATGACGGTCTGGTGCAGCGGCAAATTTACCCGGTCGTCCCGCCGAAAGTGGAATATTCGCTGACGGAAATGGGTAAAAGCATCCAGCCGATTCTGGAATCCATGTACGACTGGGGAACAGGGTATCTGCGCAAGCAGGGGCTGGAGGCGAACTGCACCATGCGCCCCCTCCTCGCCGGGCGAGCCGCGGGCGTATAG
- the citD gene encoding Citrate lyase acyl carrier protein has protein sequence MLTLHKPAQAGTLESSDMLVAIAPAPSGAGVTIKLASPTMRQYGEHIKGIIRAVLDDCGVKDAELDVNDKGAVDFVIEARVKTAILRATEA, from the coding sequence ATGCTTACTTTGCATAAGCCGGCCCAGGCCGGTACGCTGGAATCGTCGGACATGCTGGTCGCCATCGCTCCCGCGCCTTCCGGCGCCGGGGTAACGATTAAACTGGCCAGCCCCACCATGCGGCAGTATGGGGAGCACATTAAAGGCATCATCCGCGCCGTTCTTGATGACTGCGGCGTGAAGGACGCGGAACTTGACGTCAACGACAAGGGCGCGGTCGATTTTGTCATCGAAGCCCGCGTCAAAACCGCGATTTTGCGCGCAACCGAAGCGTAA
- the citF gene encoding citrate lyase, citrate-ACP transferase (alpha) subunit (Evidence 2a : Function of homologous gene experimentally demonstrated in an other organism; Product type e : enzyme), with protein sequence MKNAAGREIPTSLPGYKEIIPYAGAFATRPPAGQRHRGRLSKAAYPHDGDKVLKSIEDAIDASGLKDGMTISFHHGLRNGDYVMNMVMFAIQKKGIKNLTLAPSSFLNSNDALIPLFKDGTIAAAQTSGLRSELGHFLTMNKLTKTTIVRPHGGRVRAIENGELQIDVMFLAAPTADTYGNVTGVLGPAACGSMGYAMVDSKFADTVVAVTDNLVDHPICPVSIPQYMVDFVVAVDAIGDPKGIATGALRGSKNPRDLIMAKMAAQIVEHAGYFKEGFAMQLGAGAASVSTGLYLRDLMLRDKITAGMAIGGIVGAFCDLLDEGLIRTMFDTQSFDDRTIKSLRDNPRHQEYDCGNYANPWNKGAMVNKLDYVILGATEVDVNFNVNVMTDSNGIMMGAVGGHPDASAGAKCTIITAPLLRGRLPMVTDSVQTISTPGETVDVIVTDRGVAVNPKRQDLLDNLKGSGLPIKPIEELRDMAYALSGGKPEPLKLSDQITAVIEYRDGTVLDVIRSPIMD encoded by the coding sequence ATGAAAAACGCCGCTGGTCGTGAAATACCGACATCTCTCCCGGGCTATAAGGAAATCATCCCCTACGCCGGCGCGTTCGCGACAAGGCCGCCCGCCGGGCAGCGCCATCGGGGCCGGTTGTCCAAAGCCGCGTATCCCCATGACGGCGACAAGGTTCTCAAATCCATTGAAGACGCCATTGACGCCTCGGGCCTGAAAGACGGCATGACCATCTCGTTCCACCACGGTCTGCGTAACGGCGACTACGTGATGAACATGGTCATGTTCGCCATCCAGAAAAAGGGCATCAAAAACCTGACCCTGGCGCCCAGCTCCTTCCTGAACTCCAACGACGCGCTCATCCCGTTGTTCAAGGACGGCACCATTGCCGCCGCCCAGACCAGCGGCCTGCGGAGCGAGCTCGGTCATTTTCTGACCATGAACAAGCTCACCAAAACCACCATCGTGCGGCCGCACGGCGGGCGGGTGCGGGCCATCGAGAACGGCGAGCTGCAAATCGACGTGATGTTCCTCGCCGCGCCCACGGCGGATACCTACGGCAACGTCACCGGCGTGCTGGGCCCCGCTGCTTGCGGTTCCATGGGGTACGCCATGGTGGACTCCAAGTTCGCGGACACCGTGGTGGCTGTCACGGACAACCTTGTGGATCACCCCATCTGCCCGGTCAGCATTCCCCAGTATATGGTGGATTTCGTTGTCGCGGTGGACGCCATCGGCGACCCAAAGGGCATTGCCACGGGCGCGTTGCGCGGTTCCAAAAACCCCCGCGACCTGATTATGGCCAAGATGGCCGCCCAGATCGTGGAACACGCGGGCTACTTCAAGGAAGGGTTCGCCATGCAATTGGGCGCCGGGGCCGCCTCGGTTTCCACCGGGCTGTATCTGCGCGACCTGATGCTGCGCGACAAGATCACCGCCGGCATGGCCATCGGCGGCATTGTCGGCGCCTTCTGCGATCTTCTGGACGAAGGGCTTATCCGGACCATGTTCGACACCCAGAGTTTTGACGACCGCACCATCAAATCCCTGCGCGACAACCCGCGCCATCAGGAGTACGACTGCGGCAACTACGCCAACCCCTGGAACAAGGGCGCCATGGTCAACAAGCTCGATTACGTCATCCTCGGGGCCACCGAGGTTGACGTGAACTTCAACGTCAACGTGATGACCGATTCCAACGGCATCATGATGGGCGCTGTCGGCGGCCATCCGGACGCTTCCGCCGGGGCCAAGTGCACCATCATCACGGCGCCCCTCCTACGCGGGCGGCTGCCCATGGTGACGGATTCGGTGCAGACCATATCCACGCCGGGCGAAACCGTGGACGTCATCGTCACGGACCGGGGCGTCGCGGTCAACCCCAAGCGCCAGGATCTCCTGGACAACCTCAAAGGGTCCGGGCTGCCGATCAAACCCATCGAAGAGTTGCGCGACATGGCGTATGCCTTGTCCGGCGGCAAGCCCGAGCCGCTCAAACTCTCCGACCAGATCACGGCTGTCATCGAGTACCGCGACGGCACGGTGCTCGACGTTATCCGCAGTCCCATCATGGACTGA
- a CDS encoding 40-residue YVTN family beta-propeller repeat protein (fragment), protein MRYVFVMILAGFCLLAPHGAMAADGHGQEGHGKRSAPGNAAMIGVNQEYMDAMKAMDGPMMEGVMDPDPDTAFVRGMIPHHQGAVAMAKIQLKYGKDPELRKMAQDIIAAQETEIRFMEDWLKKKGRSGK, encoded by the coding sequence ATGCGATACGTTTTTGTTATGATCCTGGCCGGGTTTTGCCTCCTGGCGCCGCACGGCGCCATGGCGGCGGACGGGCACGGGCAAGAAGGCCACGGGAAACGGAGCGCGCCGGGCAACGCAGCCATGATCGGGGTAAACCAGGAGTATATGGACGCCATGAAAGCCATGGACGGCCCCATGATGGAAGGGGTCATGGACCCCGACCCCGACACGGCGTTCGTGCGCGGGATGATCCCGCATCACCAGGGCGCCGTGGCCATGGCCAAGATCCAGCTCAAATACGGCAAGGACCCGGAATTGCGCAAGATGGCCCAGGATATTATCGCCGCCCAGGAAACGGAAATACGGTTCATGGAGGACTGGCTGAAGAAAAAAGGCCGGTCCGGCAAGTAG
- the citE gene encoding citrate lyase, citryl-ACP lyase (beta) subunit (Evidence 2a : Function of homologous gene experimentally demonstrated in an other organism; Product type e : enzyme), producing the protein MQQQQEKLRRTVMYAAGNNAGLVRDATIYGADSVIYDVEDSVSVYEKDSARQLVFHALTHLPRLCEIGVRINHISTPWGHKDLEVLLPAKPDYIRLPKGESGDEIRELDATITKAEAACGFEPGSIKIMVSIESPKGLRNAFEIASASPRMIGIAIGGEDFAASIKTEKTRGNDITAGRELFVARGLLVLAAKEAGIQAIDSVFSDLRDEEGLIRETQIIKELGFDGKSCVNPRQIDAIHSVFTPAQKDIDYAYRVLDVYEEAMNKKSGVIALDGKMIDMPMVTRANRVLALARAAGIEKENTK; encoded by the coding sequence ATGCAACAACAGCAGGAAAAACTCCGCCGCACGGTCATGTACGCCGCCGGGAATAACGCCGGCCTTGTGCGCGACGCCACCATCTACGGCGCGGACAGCGTGATCTACGATGTGGAAGATTCTGTTTCCGTCTACGAAAAGGACAGCGCCCGCCAACTGGTGTTCCACGCGCTGACCCATCTTCCCCGGCTCTGCGAGATCGGGGTGCGCATCAACCATATCAGTACGCCTTGGGGCCACAAGGACCTGGAAGTACTGCTCCCCGCGAAGCCCGATTACATCCGCCTGCCCAAAGGGGAATCCGGCGACGAAATCCGCGAGCTGGACGCGACCATCACCAAAGCGGAAGCGGCCTGCGGGTTTGAACCCGGCTCCATCAAGATCATGGTCTCCATCGAAAGTCCCAAAGGGTTGCGCAACGCGTTTGAAATCGCCAGCGCCAGCCCGCGCATGATCGGCATCGCCATCGGCGGCGAGGACTTCGCGGCTTCCATCAAGACGGAAAAGACGCGCGGCAACGACATCACCGCCGGGCGCGAACTTTTCGTGGCGCGCGGTCTTCTGGTTCTGGCCGCCAAAGAAGCGGGCATCCAGGCCATTGACTCCGTTTTTTCCGACCTGCGCGACGAGGAAGGCCTCATCCGCGAAACCCAGATCATCAAGGAACTCGGGTTCGACGGCAAATCCTGCGTCAACCCCCGCCAGATCGACGCGATCCATTCCGTGTTCACGCCCGCGCAAAAAGACATCGACTACGCCTACCGCGTGCTGGACGTCTACGAGGAAGCCATGAACAAGAAGTCCGGCGTCATCGCCCTTGACGGGAAGATGATCGACATGCCGATGGTTACGCGCGCCAACCGGGTTTTGGCTCTCGCCCGGGCCGCCGGTATTGAAAAGGAGAACACGAAATGA
- a CDS encoding LysR substrate-binding protein: MDEKDWLLLRALRDTRNITKAADVLNTSQPGLSKRLRLIEERFGTSIALRNKSGIEFTPAGEYLVEYAAEMLDRLRAAHEHINDMGTEIKGTLRIGASNYCISFILPDILSAFKKEHPQVEFLVTSAWSSDVVKIVGSGEVHVGFIRNDSALPPERILLCTERTYICSTRTIDLESLPDEPQIAYKSDPLVAAGLNMWWVENYKRPPKIAMVVDRVGSSVEMVRNGLGWAFLSEKMANQMEGIQKYEIKHPDGQPYARHTWAVPNQDAKHLGMVASFLDFIAKRVFK; this comes from the coding sequence ATGGACGAGAAAGACTGGTTGTTGCTGCGGGCGCTGCGCGATACCAGAAACATCACCAAAGCGGCGGACGTGCTGAACACCTCCCAGCCGGGGCTGTCGAAACGGCTGCGCCTGATTGAGGAGCGGTTCGGCACCAGCATCGCCTTGCGCAACAAGAGCGGCATTGAATTTACGCCCGCCGGCGAATACCTTGTGGAGTATGCCGCCGAAATGCTCGACCGGCTCCGGGCGGCGCACGAGCATATCAACGACATGGGCACGGAAATAAAGGGAACGCTCAGGATAGGCGCCTCGAACTACTGCATCAGCTTCATCCTGCCCGACATCCTTTCGGCCTTCAAGAAAGAGCACCCGCAGGTGGAGTTTCTCGTGACGTCGGCCTGGAGTTCGGACGTGGTGAAAATCGTCGGGAGCGGAGAGGTGCATGTCGGGTTTATCCGCAACGACAGCGCGCTGCCGCCGGAACGGATTCTGTTGTGCACGGAGCGGACGTATATCTGCTCCACCCGGACAATAGACCTGGAGAGCCTGCCCGACGAACCCCAGATAGCGTACAAGAGCGACCCCCTCGTGGCGGCCGGGCTGAACATGTGGTGGGTGGAAAACTACAAACGCCCCCCGAAGATCGCGATGGTGGTCGACCGGGTGGGCTCGAGCGTCGAGATGGTGCGTAACGGGCTTGGCTGGGCTTTTTTGTCGGAAAAGATGGCGAACCAGATGGAAGGCATTCAAAAATACGAGATAAAACACCCGGACGGCCAGCCCTACGCGCGGCACACCTGGGCCGTGCCCAACCAGGATGCCAAACACCTCGGCATGGTCGCGAGTTTTTTGGACTTTATCGCAAAACGCGTCTTCAAGTGA
- a CDS encoding Citrate lyase ligase, which produces MSEQFRVEYVNLQRERTVAEIKQFLERFDLGFDADVDFTVAVRDPEGTLVGTGSSQGEVLRNIAVDETIQGEGLTSTILSTLMQEMGRRGILHYFIYTRPEKSFLFANLGFAEIARAEPYAALLESGLGSVASYCETIARETAHLPARRAGLVINGNPFTKGHRALIEKAAAECPAAIVFVVSEDRSLFPFADRLRLITEGVADLANVAVVEGGKYIISAATFPTYFTREQDHVKAQTRLDATLFARQIAPRLGITDRYIGEEPYCPVTAAYHEALREILPDAGVRVHTMPRIAVAGEVVSASKVRDMIRTDDWAGLEMLLPPVTLDFLRSERNKSILETIRSSDTRH; this is translated from the coding sequence ATGTCGGAACAATTTCGCGTTGAATATGTGAATTTGCAGCGGGAGCGCACCGTTGCGGAAATCAAACAGTTCCTCGAACGCTTTGACCTGGGGTTTGACGCGGACGTGGACTTCACCGTGGCGGTGCGCGATCCGGAAGGGACGCTCGTGGGCACGGGGTCCTCGCAGGGGGAGGTCTTACGGAACATTGCGGTCGATGAAACCATCCAGGGAGAAGGGCTGACGTCCACCATCCTGTCGACGCTGATGCAGGAGATGGGGCGCAGGGGCATTTTACACTATTTCATCTATACCCGCCCTGAAAAATCGTTTCTTTTCGCCAACCTCGGCTTTGCGGAAATCGCCAGGGCCGAACCGTACGCCGCGCTCCTGGAAAGCGGCCTCGGCTCCGTGGCCTCCTATTGCGAAACCATTGCGAGAGAAACGGCCCACCTGCCCGCGCGGCGGGCGGGCCTGGTCATCAACGGCAACCCGTTCACCAAGGGGCACCGGGCGCTGATCGAAAAAGCCGCCGCCGAGTGCCCGGCAGCCATCGTGTTCGTGGTGAGCGAAGACCGCTCGCTCTTTCCCTTCGCGGACAGGCTGCGCCTGATTACGGAAGGCGTGGCGGATCTCGCCAACGTCGCCGTGGTGGAAGGGGGCAAATACATTATTTCGGCGGCCACGTTTCCCACGTATTTCACCAGGGAACAGGACCACGTCAAAGCGCAGACCCGCCTTGACGCCACCTTGTTCGCGCGGCAGATCGCGCCCCGGCTCGGCATAACGGACAGGTACATCGGGGAGGAACCGTACTGCCCGGTCACGGCGGCGTACCATGAAGCCTTGCGCGAAATTTTGCCCGATGCCGGCGTGCGGGTGCATACCATGCCGCGCATTGCCGTCGCGGGGGAGGTCGTCAGCGCCTCCAAAGTCCGCGACATGATCCGCACGGACGACTGGGCGGGCTTGGAGATGCTGTTGCCCCCCGTAACTCTTGACTTCTTGCGCTCGGAGCGGAATAAATCCATACTGGAAACGATACGGTCTTCGGACACGCGGCATTGA